The genomic segment TCGCTATCGTTTCAACATCTAAAGGTGTTATGACAGACAAAGAAGCTCGCCAACAAAAAGTCGGCGGCGAAGTGATCGCATACATCTGGTAATTCACGCATAAAAAGAACGGAGGTGTCTTAAATGTCACGTATTGGTAAAAAGCCGGTCGTTATCCCAGCAGGCGTTACAGTAACAGTTGAAAACAGCACAGTTACAGTAAAAGGTCCTAAAGGTGAACTCACACGTGAGTTCAACCCGACTATGGCTATCAACGTAGAAGGTAATGAATTGACTGTCGTTCGTCCAAACGACGAAAAGGCTAACCGTACAATTCACGGAACGACTCGTGCGCTTATCGCGAACATGGTCGAAGGTGTAAACAACGGTTTTGCTAAGACACTTGATATCCAAGGTGTTGGTTACCGTGCTCAAAAGCAAGGTAACAAAATCGTACTCAACCTCGGTTACTCACACCCAATCGAGTACACTCCGGAACAAGGCATTGAAGTCGAAGTTCCTACGAATACGCAAATCATCATCCGCGGAATCAACAAAGAGCGTGTTGGACACGTTGCTGCATTGATTCGTTCGTACCGTCAACCTGAGCCGTACAAAGGTAAAGGAATTCGTTACAGTGATGAAGTCGTTCGTCGTAAAGAAGGTAAAACAGGTAAGTAATTCGTTGATACGAATTGACCGGAAAGGAGTGGCATAAATGATCTCAAAGGCAGACAAAAACGCTACGCGTAAAAAGCGTCATGGTCGTGTACGTCGTACAATCATCGGGACTGCAACACGTCCACGCATGAACGTATTCCGTTCGAACAAGAACATTTACGTACAAGTCATTGACGATGCAACACATGCAACACTCGCATCTGCATCATCACTCGATCTTGAAAAAGGCAACACAGCTGACGCTGCAACAGCAGTCGGTAAGCTCGCAGCTGAACGCGCTCTTGAAAAAGGTATTGAAACAGTCGTTTTCGACCGTGGAGGATATCTCTATCATGGACGTATCAAAGCTGTAGCTGAAGCAGCTCGTGAAGCTGGTCTCAAATTCTAATAGAAAAGGAGGGAACCTCTACATGCGCCAGTTAGAAATTAACATGGATCAACTCGAAGAACGCGTTGTTACTGTAAACCGCGTCGCGAAAGTAGTAAAAGGTGGCCGTCGCTTCCGTTTTGCTGCACTCGTCGTCGTAGGTGACAAGAATGGTCACGTAGGTTTCGGTACGGGTAAAGCTCAGGAAGTGCCTGAAGCGATCCGTAAAGCAATCGAAGAT from the Exiguobacterium oxidotolerans JCM 12280 genome contains:
- the rplF gene encoding 50S ribosomal protein L6, translated to MSRIGKKPVVIPAGVTVTVENSTVTVKGPKGELTREFNPTMAINVEGNELTVVRPNDEKANRTIHGTTRALIANMVEGVNNGFAKTLDIQGVGYRAQKQGNKIVLNLGYSHPIEYTPEQGIEVEVPTNTQIIIRGINKERVGHVAALIRSYRQPEPYKGKGIRYSDEVVRRKEGKTGK
- the rplR gene encoding 50S ribosomal protein L18, with protein sequence MISKADKNATRKKRHGRVRRTIIGTATRPRMNVFRSNKNIYVQVIDDATHATLASASSLDLEKGNTADAATAVGKLAAERALEKGIETVVFDRGGYLYHGRIKAVAEAAREAGLKF